In Novosphingobium aromaticivorans DSM 12444, the following proteins share a genomic window:
- a CDS encoding fumarylacetoacetate hydrolase family protein yields MTIDSKTIEQAALALRGAAETGKPVSPIRDLISAGGVEAAYAVQEANTKHYLANGRRLVGRKIGLTSIAVQRQLGVDQPDYGMLFADMDVPEGIPVSLDQVIQPKVEAEIAIVVGRDLPHPDMTTAEMIRAVEYVVPAIEIVDSRVANWDIKIWDTIADNASSGLFVLGAVPRKLDGLDLRSCGMVMEAKGEPISVGAGIACLGSPITASLWLARVMAKAGRPLLEGDVILSGALGPMAGVARGDVVEARINGLGTVRAAFAAD; encoded by the coding sequence ATGACAATCGACTCCAAGACTATCGAACAAGCGGCCTTGGCCCTGCGCGGCGCGGCCGAAACGGGGAAGCCTGTCAGCCCGATCCGCGACCTGATTTCGGCTGGTGGCGTCGAAGCCGCCTATGCCGTGCAGGAAGCCAACACCAAGCACTACCTCGCCAATGGACGGCGCCTGGTCGGCCGCAAGATCGGGTTGACCTCGATCGCGGTCCAGCGCCAGCTTGGGGTGGATCAGCCCGACTATGGGATGCTGTTCGCTGACATGGACGTGCCGGAAGGCATCCCGGTGTCGCTCGACCAGGTGATCCAGCCCAAGGTTGAGGCCGAGATTGCGATCGTCGTTGGGCGGGATTTGCCCCACCCCGACATGACGACCGCCGAAATGATTCGCGCGGTCGAATATGTCGTTCCGGCAATCGAGATCGTCGACAGCCGCGTCGCAAACTGGGACATCAAGATCTGGGACACGATCGCCGATAATGCCTCGAGCGGGTTGTTCGTGCTCGGCGCGGTGCCGCGCAAGCTCGACGGGCTCGATCTGCGCAGCTGCGGCATGGTCATGGAAGCCAAGGGTGAGCCGATTTCGGTCGGTGCCGGGATCGCCTGTCTGGGCAGCCCGATCACCGCCTCGCTGTGGCTGGCGCGGGTGATGGCCAAAGCGGGGCGTCCGTTACTCGAAGGCGATGTAATCCTGTCGGGCGCGCTCGGGCCGATGGCCGGGGTTGCGCGCGGCGATGTTGTCGAAGCCCGGATCAACGGACTCGGAACGGTCCGCGCCGCGTTCGCCGCTGACTGA
- a CDS encoding GlcG/HbpS family heme-binding protein, with amino-acid sequence MDGVVSVRTVGHELALKAAAAAVATGAAAGCPVVAAVVGAGGDLVAFVRASGSPSPSAKIAQDKAYSAASFRVPTPDLYAMVSGNPALRDGIVAQPGLAMFGGGLPIEIAGVFVGAIGVSGGSEAMDVEYANAGLAAIGARQF; translated from the coding sequence ATGGACGGGGTGGTTTCGGTCCGGACGGTAGGCCACGAACTGGCGCTCAAGGCAGCGGCTGCCGCCGTTGCCACGGGTGCGGCGGCGGGCTGTCCGGTCGTTGCCGCGGTGGTCGGCGCCGGGGGAGATCTGGTCGCGTTCGTCCGCGCCAGCGGCTCCCCTTCGCCATCCGCAAAGATCGCGCAAGATAAGGCTTACAGCGCCGCCAGCTTCCGCGTCCCGACGCCGGATCTCTATGCGATGGTTTCCGGCAATCCGGCCCTGCGCGACGGAATCGTCGCGCAGCCGGGATTAGCAATGTTCGGCGGCGGCCTGCCGATCGAAATCGCCGGTGTATTCGTCGGTGCGATCGGTGTTTCCGGCGGGAGCGAAGCGATGGACGTCGAATACGCCAACGCCGGTCTCGCTGCGATCGGCGCAAGGCAATTCTGA
- a CDS encoding acetaldehyde dehydrogenase (acetylating) yields MAKMKCAIIGSGNIGTDLMIKLLKGSDTLELAAVVGIDPASEGLAMASERGVPTTHEGIEGLCRMPQYADIGIAFDATSAYAHKAHDEILARDGKLMVDLTPAAIGPATIPPVNPAVDAAVRNINMVTCGGQATIPIVAAVSQVAKVHYAEIVASVSSRSAGPGTRANIDEFTRTTARAIETVGGAAKGRAVIILNPAEPPMIMRDTIFTLSEMVDEDKVRDSVLAMIARVQSYVPGYRLKQEVQFERFGSNRPLKIPGYGEFEGLKTSVFLEVEGAGDYLPNYSGNLDIMTAAAKAAGESLAKTHMEKTAA; encoded by the coding sequence ATGGCCAAGATGAAGTGCGCAATTATCGGCTCCGGCAATATCGGGACCGACCTGATGATCAAGCTGCTCAAGGGTTCGGATACACTGGAGCTAGCGGCGGTTGTCGGGATCGATCCGGCCTCCGAGGGGCTGGCGATGGCCAGCGAACGCGGCGTCCCGACGACTCACGAAGGAATCGAGGGCCTGTGCCGGATGCCGCAATATGCCGATATCGGCATCGCCTTCGATGCGACCTCGGCCTATGCGCACAAGGCGCACGACGAAATCCTCGCCCGTGACGGCAAGCTGATGGTCGACCTTACCCCGGCCGCGATCGGCCCGGCGACCATTCCCCCGGTCAACCCGGCGGTCGATGCCGCGGTGCGCAACATCAACATGGTGACCTGTGGCGGGCAGGCGACGATCCCGATCGTCGCGGCGGTCTCGCAGGTCGCCAAGGTGCACTACGCCGAAATCGTCGCGTCGGTTTCGTCGCGCTCCGCCGGTCCCGGCACCCGTGCCAACATTGATGAGTTCACCCGCACAACGGCGCGGGCGATCGAAACTGTCGGCGGCGCGGCCAAGGGCCGGGCTGTGATCATCCTTAATCCCGCCGAACCGCCGATGATCATGCGTGATACGATCTTCACGCTGTCGGAAATGGTCGATGAGGACAAGGTGCGCGATTCGGTCCTGGCTATGATTGCAAGGGTGCAGTCGTACGTGCCGGGCTACCGGCTCAAGCAGGAAGTACAGTTCGAACGCTTTGGCTCGAACCGGCCGCTCAAGATCCCCGGCTACGGTGAATTCGAAGGACTCAAGACCAGCGTGTTCCTCGAGGTCGAGGGCGCGGGCGATTATCTGCCCAACTATTCCGGCAACCTCGACATCATGACCGCTGCCGCCAAGGCGGCAGGCGAGAGCCTGGCCAAGACTCATATGGAAAAGACCGCAGCATGA
- a CDS encoding 2-hydroxymuconic semialdehyde dehydrogenase translates to MTSTSSSPVTETILNFIDGSYRKGSEGKSFPNVNPATGTAIGVVHEASQADVADAVAAAKAALTGPWGKMTTAERVKLIAAVATEIERRADDFLAAEVADTGKPRHVASHIDIPRGAANFRMFADVVSTMPGESFNTSTPDGGQALNYTVRKPKGVVAVVCPWNFPLLLMTWKVGPALACGNTVVVKPSEETPRTAALLGEVMNAVGMPKGVYNVVHGFGPGSAGEFLTSNPDVDAITFTGETGTGQAIMQKAAIGVRDISFELGGKNPAIVFADADLDKAVEGLSRSVFLNTGQVCLGTERVYVERPIFDAFVARMAAAAQGFKPGVTGDRAYLGPLISAEHREKVLGYYRRAVEDGATVVTGGGVPEISGAEAGGFFVEPTLWIDVAHGDTVMREEIFGPCCGIVPFDSEDEVIALANDTVYGLCASIWTENMSRGHRVAAAMDVGVCWVNSWFLRDLRTAFGGSGHSGIGREGGVHSLEFYTEITNICVKL, encoded by the coding sequence ATGACCTCAACTTCCTCCTCTCCGGTCACCGAAACTATCCTGAACTTCATTGACGGTTCCTATCGCAAAGGTAGCGAGGGTAAGTCGTTTCCCAACGTCAATCCGGCCACCGGCACCGCGATCGGGGTTGTGCACGAAGCAAGCCAGGCCGACGTCGCAGACGCCGTGGCTGCGGCCAAGGCAGCGCTTACCGGGCCATGGGGCAAGATGACCACGGCCGAGCGGGTCAAGCTGATCGCCGCCGTGGCGACCGAGATCGAACGCCGAGCGGATGATTTCCTGGCTGCCGAAGTGGCCGACACCGGCAAGCCGCGCCATGTCGCGTCCCATATCGACATTCCGCGCGGGGCCGCCAACTTCCGCATGTTCGCGGATGTCGTCTCGACAATGCCGGGCGAAAGCTTCAACACATCGACCCCCGATGGCGGCCAGGCGCTCAACTATACCGTGCGCAAGCCCAAGGGTGTGGTCGCGGTGGTCTGCCCATGGAACTTCCCGCTGCTGCTGATGACCTGGAAGGTTGGCCCGGCGCTGGCCTGCGGCAATACCGTGGTGGTCAAGCCGTCCGAGGAAACGCCTCGGACTGCTGCCCTGCTGGGTGAAGTAATGAACGCGGTGGGCATGCCCAAGGGTGTCTACAACGTCGTCCACGGATTCGGTCCGGGTTCGGCCGGCGAATTCCTCACGTCCAACCCCGATGTCGATGCCATCACCTTCACCGGCGAGACCGGCACCGGACAGGCGATCATGCAGAAGGCCGCGATCGGCGTTCGCGACATTTCGTTCGAACTCGGTGGCAAGAACCCGGCGATTGTGTTCGCCGATGCCGACCTCGACAAGGCGGTCGAGGGTCTGTCGCGCTCGGTCTTCCTGAACACCGGGCAGGTCTGCCTCGGAACCGAGCGGGTCTATGTCGAACGACCGATCTTCGACGCCTTCGTGGCGCGGATGGCGGCGGCGGCGCAGGGCTTCAAGCCGGGCGTGACCGGTGATCGCGCCTATCTCGGCCCGCTGATCAGCGCCGAGCACCGCGAGAAAGTGCTGGGTTACTATCGCCGTGCGGTCGAGGACGGGGCCACCGTGGTCACCGGCGGCGGCGTTCCCGAAATCTCGGGTGCGGAAGCCGGTGGCTTCTTCGTGGAACCGACGCTGTGGATCGACGTCGCCCACGGCGATACCGTGATGCGCGAGGAAATCTTCGGACCGTGCTGCGGTATCGTGCCGTTCGACAGCGAGGACGAGGTGATCGCACTTGCAAACGATACGGTTTACGGCCTGTGCGCCTCGATCTGGACCGAAAACATGTCCCGCGGACACCGCGTGGCGGCGGCGATGGACGTGGGGGTGTGCTGGGTCAATTCCTGGTTCCTGCGCGATCTGCGCACGGCTTTCGGCGGGTCCGGCCATTCCGGCATCGGCCGGGAAGGCGGGGTGCACAGCCTCGAATTCTACACCGAGATCACCAACATTTGCGTGAAGCTGTAA
- a CDS encoding catechol 2,3-dioxygenase, giving the protein MALTGVIRPGYVQLRVLDLDEAIGHYRDRIGLNFVNRDGDRAFFQAFDEFDRHSIILREADQAGMDVMGFKVVKDADLDHFAERLLDIGVHVDVIPAGSDPGVGRKIRFNTPTQHVFELYAEMELSATGPAVKNPDVWVVEPRGMRATRFDHCALNGVDISASAKIFVDALDFSVTEELVDEGSGTRLGIFLSCSNKAHDVAFLGYPEDGKIHHTSFNLESWHDVGHAADIISRYDISLDIGPTRHGITRGQTIYFFDPSGNRNETFSGGYIYYPDNPQRMWQAESAGKAIFYYEKALNDRFMTVNT; this is encoded by the coding sequence ATGGCTCTAACTGGTGTAATTCGTCCTGGCTACGTGCAGCTCAGGGTTCTCGACCTCGATGAGGCTATTGGCCATTACCGCGACCGGATTGGTTTGAATTTCGTCAATCGCGACGGCGACCGCGCCTTTTTCCAGGCGTTTGACGAATTCGATCGGCACAGCATTATCCTGCGCGAGGCCGACCAAGCCGGGATGGACGTGATGGGCTTTAAGGTCGTCAAGGATGCCGACCTCGACCATTTCGCGGAGCGCCTGCTCGATATCGGCGTCCATGTCGATGTGATCCCGGCCGGATCGGACCCCGGTGTGGGTCGCAAGATCCGCTTCAACACGCCAACCCAGCACGTGTTCGAACTCTACGCCGAAATGGAACTGTCGGCCACCGGCCCGGCGGTCAAGAACCCCGATGTCTGGGTGGTCGAACCGCGCGGCATGCGTGCCACCCGATTCGATCACTGCGCACTGAATGGCGTGGACATCTCCGCATCCGCAAAAATCTTCGTCGATGCGCTGGATTTCTCGGTTACCGAGGAGCTGGTCGATGAAGGCAGTGGGACGCGCCTCGGCATCTTCCTGAGCTGCAGCAACAAGGCGCATGATGTTGCCTTCCTCGGTTATCCCGAAGACGGCAAGATCCACCACACCTCTTTCAACCTCGAATCCTGGCACGACGTCGGCCATGCAGCCGACATCATCAGCCGCTACGATATTTCGCTCGATATCGGGCCGACGCGTCACGGGATCACCCGCGGCCAGACGATCTACTTCTTCGATCCCTCGGGTAACCGCAACGAAACCTTCAGCGGCGGTTACATCTATTATCCCGACAATCCGCAGCGCATGTGGCAGGCAGAGAGCGCCGGCAAGGCGATCTTCTACTACGAAAAGGCGCTGAACGACCGCTTCATGACGGTGAACACCTGA